The following nucleotide sequence is from Deinococcus aerius.
TCCAGGAGATGCCGGGGACGGGAGGAGCCTGTCATGGCCGCGACTCCAGGTCGTGCAGTTCCACCACGTCCACGCCGTCCGTCTCGCTGAGCTTGACCTTCACGACCTCCGTGCGGGCGGTCGGGAGGTTCTTCCCCACGTAGTCGGCGCGGATGGGCAGTTCACGGTGCCCCCGGTCCACCAGCACGGCGAGCTGGATGCTCTCGGGACGGCCCAGGTCAATCAGGGCGTCGAGCGCCGCGCGCACCGTGCGCCCGGTGTACAGCACGTCGTCCACGAGCACGACCCGGCGCCGGGCGAGGTCGAAGGGCACCTGCGTCTCGCGGATGATGGGCTGGTGCGCGACTTCCGAGAGGTCGTCGCGGTAGAGGGTGATGTCGAGCCGCCCGGTGGGCACCTGCACGCCCTCCAGCTCGCTCAGCTTCGCCGCCAGCCGCTCGGCGAGCGGA
It contains:
- the pyrR gene encoding bifunctional pyr operon transcriptional regulator/uracil phosphoribosyltransferase PyrR — translated: MTPKATILTADEVRRAMTRIAHEIVERNKGAQNLALIGIHTRGIPLAERLAAKLSELEGVQVPTGRLDITLYRDDLSEVAHQPIIRETQVPFDLARRRVVLVDDVLYTGRTVRAALDALIDLGRPESIQLAVLVDRGHRELPIRADYVGKNLPTARTEVVKVKLSETDGVDVVELHDLESRP